From the genome of Carassius gibelio isolate Cgi1373 ecotype wild population from Czech Republic chromosome B10, carGib1.2-hapl.c, whole genome shotgun sequence, one region includes:
- the LOC127966097 gene encoding protocadherin alpha-8-like, whose translation MASFKQATFVWILLIFLLSYLAGTVMPRQIVYTLSEEVSPGTFVGNLAKDFNLKVDDLEARGLRIVSMSTKNNFAVNLKTGVLYVKETMDREQLCPNTHTCTVSLEAIVNNPLNVYRIEVKISDINDNSPYFAEKAQYIQISELTLPGTKFPLLSAEDPDVGSNSVTIYKVSNNPFFGLEVNTDAGSGPSPELVLQKALDRERQSTIQLVLTAVDGGKPSISGTTNVIVTVLDINDNAPVFSKTMYKAQVLENAPIGTTILKLNATDPDEGLNGEVVYTFKHGQKGISDKFAINNTTGEITITGTLDYEDINAYEIRVEAWDRGQSPLASHCKVLVEILDINDNAPDITLSSLLDNVSEDAKKDTVIAFITVQDKDGGKNGNVHCSIPQNSPFILQTTQGKYFSLVLSGTLDREETAKYNISVTATDEGTPPLSKTTVIAIHISDVNDNAPRFQDSVIDVYVKENSPAGGQIAIVSAQDYDYGENAQVTYSLLDSPSVPLSTAISINSVTGEIYSMQTFNFEQVKTLHFQVMATDSGVPPLSSNATVNVFILDENDNSPVILPPYSEPGSVNSENIPYSAEAGYFVAKIRAVDADSGYNALLSYHLTEPKGTNLFRIGSSSGEIKTKRQMSDNDLKTHPLLITVSDNGEPSLSATMSMDVVVVESLDDIETSFREVPVKEESFSDLNLYLLIAIVSVSVIFLLSLVGLIAAKCYRTDGSFRRYSAPVISTHPDGSWSFSKSTQQYDVCFSSDTIKSDVVVFPSPFPPTDAELISINGEDTFTRTQTIPSTEKVGNYLLL comes from the coding sequence ATGGCATCGTTCAAACAAGCTACGTTTGTATGGATTCTCCTTATATTCTTGCTTTCCTATCTTGCAGGGACTGTGATGCCGCGGCAGATTGTTTATACATTGTCCGAGGAGGTGAGTCCGGGAACATTTGTTGGAAATCTAGCCAAGGATTTTAATCTAAAAGTGGACGATTTAGAAGCACGCGGGCTGAGGATTGTTtcaatgtcaacaaaaaataattttgccgTGAATTTAAAAACTGGCGTTCTCTATGTGAAGGAAACAATGGACAGAGAACAGCTGTGCCCGAATACTCACACTTGCACAGTAAGCCTGGAGGCCATTGTTAATAATCCATTGAATGTTTACAGAATAGAAGTAAAAATATCGGATATCAACGACAACTCCCCTTATTTTGCTGAAAAAGCTCAATATATCCAAATTTCTGAGCTAACATTACCGGGAACCAAATTTCCATTACTGAGCGCAGAAGATCCAGATGTGGGAAGCAACTCGGTTACCATATATAAAGTGTCAAACAATCCGTTTTTTGGCCTAGAAGTGAATACAGATGCAGGAAGTGGTCCTTCTCCAGAGCTGGTGCTGCAAAAAGCGTTGGATAGAGAGAGACAGTCTACGATCCAACTGGTTTTAACTGCTGTGGATGGAGGAAAACCTTCCATATCTGGCACTACAAATGTTATTGTTACTGTTTTAGATATAAATGACAACGCACCGGTATTTTCCAAGACTATGTACAAAGCTCAAGTCTTAGAAAACGCGCCTATTGGTACTACAATACTAAAACTTAATGCCACTGATCCTGATGAGGGTCTCAACGGTGAAGTTGTGTATACATTTAAACATGGCCAAAAAGGAATATCAGATAAATTCGCGATCAACAACACCACGGGTGAAATAACAATTACCGGCACTTTGGATTATGAGGACATCAATGCGTACGAGATCCGCGTGGAGGCGTGGGACCGAGGCCAGAGTCCGCTTGCATCTCATTGCAAAGTCCTCGTGGAGATACTTGACATCAACGATAACGCACCTGACATTACACTCTCTTCGCTGCTGGATAATGTAAGTGAAGATGCAAAAAAAGACACTGTAATAGCCTTTATCACGGTCCAAGATAAAGATGGGGGTAAAAATGGAAACGTCCATTGTTCCATCCCCCAGAACTCTCCTTTTATATTACAGACTACACAGGGGAAATACTTCTCGCTTGTTTTAAGCGGGACTCTTGACAGAGAAGAAACTGCAAAGTATAATATTTCAGTTACGGCTACAGATGAAGGAACCCCACCTCTTTCAAAAACCACAGTTATTGCAATTCATATTTCTGATGTGAATGACAACGCACCTCGATTTCAAGATTCTGTTATTGATGTTTACGTGAAAGAAAATAGTCCAGCTGGTGGTCAGATAGCGATTGTTTCTGCCCAAGATTATGACTATGGAGAGAACGCTCAGGTAACCTATTCCTTACTTGATAGTCCCAGTGTCCCGTTATCGACAGCAATCAGCATAAACTCTGTGACTGGTGAGATATACAGCATGCAGACTTTCAACTTTGAGCAGGTCAAAACCTTACACTTTCAAGTCATGGCAACAGACTCTGGTGTTCCTCCTCTGAGCAGTAATGCGACTGTAAATGTGTTTATTCTGGATGAGAATGacaacagtccagttattttaCCGCCTTATTCTGAACCTGGatcagttaatagtgagaacatTCCCTACTCTGCTGAAGCGGGATACTTTGTAGCCAAGATCAGAGCTGTTGATGCTGACTCTGGATATAACGCACTTCTGTCTTATCATCTAACTGAACCCAAAGGAACGAATCTTTTCCGCATTGGAAGCAGCTCTGGAGAAATAAAGACTAAGAGACAAATGAGTGACAATGACTTAAAAACTCACCCACTTCTCATCACAGTGTCTGATAATGGAGAGCCATCACTCTCAGCGACTATGTCCATGGATGTTGTAGTCGTTGAGAGTCTGGATGACATAGAGACATCATTCAGAGAAGTTCCAGTTAAAGAGGAGAGTTTTTCAGATCTGAATCTGTATCTGCTCATCGCTATTGTCTCAGTATCAGTCATCTTTTTACTGAGTCTGGTCGGTTTGATAGCAGCTAAATGCTACAGGACAGACGGCAGTTTCCGCAGGTACAGCGCTCCAGTGATCAGCACACATCCAGACGGAAGCTGGTCCTTCTCTAAATCCACTCAACAGTACGATGTGTGTTTCAGTTCAGACACAATAAAGAGTGATGTAGTCGTTTTCCCCTCGCCATTTCCTCCAACAGACGCAGAACTGATCAGCATTAATGGAGAAGATACTTTTACGCGCACGCAAACTATTCCGAGCACCGAGAAGGTAGGAAATTACTTGCTTCTGTAG